The DNA sequence AGACATAACAGAAAATTCGTCCAAATTCCCGACGATAATCACTTGTCCCTCAGAATTAGTCGCCCTGTCAGCTGCTCTAGGGTATGCTCAGGTCACGGGAATTCCGGTGAGATATATCAAGTGTTAATCCACGCTCCTGTTCTGAATCAATTTAGCAATGTGTCATTGTGCACGTGGACTGTGGTACTCTCGCTATGGGACAATCCATCCATAACGCCTCAGTGGGCAGGGTGCCTGTTTTATGTTTTGCTGGACTAAGCCCCTTCACCCAGAATGGCGAGCTTCTCGGCTCAAGGACGGAGTATGAAGTACGGGAAGTACGGTTTTCAGCTCAGCTGACACTGATGTAGGTTCATTCATTGGTTGCAAGATGTGCCCGACCAGGCGGCAATTCTTCGGCAGTATTGCAGGTACTCTGGTGAGATCAAGACTGGCCGTAATATCAAAGAGATGGTCTATAGAGCTTTGCATTTTGCAATGTCCGACTCCAAGGGACCAGTATATCTTACGGCAGCGAGAGAGGTCCTCGAAGAAGTGCGCACTACCATCTAGTTTAAAAGCAAAACTGCTAACCGAAATATTTAGCACGTGGACAGGCGATTCCTTGGGGAGGAGATACTCAGTCCAATTGTTCCCAGCGCATTGCCCGAATCAGGTCAGACGTACTTTGTAAAGCCCTGTTTGGACTATTGCTGACGGCATCAGAGGTTGAATTGATTGGAAGCACGCTCATAAACGCCAAGAAACCACTTGTTATCGCAGGGTATCTCGGTCGTAATCCGCAAGCGCCACCATTGTTAGCAGAGCTTTGCGACAAGCTACCAATAAGCGTTCTTGAGTCAGTTGGGTCCGACATGTCCATGCGTACAGATCATGAAGCCTATCTTGGTGTTACCATTACCACACACCCGGCGGTCTGCGAGGCGGATGTAATCTTGATCCTGGACTGCGACGTACCTTGGATTCCTACTGCTGGAAAACCACAGAAGGGTAGGAGACTCGCGCCCAAGCTCAGTAGACTAACTACTAATAGACTGTCTAGGCACGACAGTCTTTCACCTTGATGTCGATCCCCTGAAGCAACAAATGCCACGTATGTACCCACTCCACAGCATTTGGTTGCCTTATTGATCACCTGTAACTAGTATTCTCGATCAACGCAACCCGCAGGCTGAAAGTTAGTTGTGAGATTGCACTCCGGCAACTAAACGCCTATATCGATAAGCAAGGCATTGAAAAGACGAATTATGCTACGGCATTCGAGGCACGCGCGAATCGTTACTTGCGCCGGAAAGAGAATCTACGAGCCTTGGAGTCTCCTTCACAGGACGGCGCGATCCGTGTTCCATACCTCGCCTCCAGACTGCGACACCACCTTCCGGAAGATACTGTTTACCTTGTTGAAGCCGTCAGCAACGCAGGTCTAATCATTCAGCACCTTAACTTGACACAGGTATTTTACCTGCCTGATTATCCGATACCCGTTAACACAGCTTTAGCCAGGAACACTCGTCGGAAGCGGCGCCGGTGGCCTCGGGTGGGGAGGCGGAGCGGCATTAGGTGTCAAGCTGGCCAAGCCCGGCGCATTCATCTGTGCAATGTGAGTATTGATGATCACACCGTGATATCAATAGTCTGACGACGCGATAGCGTTGGGGATGGAACATTCCTCTTCTCGCAAATGGAGAGTGTCTACTGGATTGCTAGGCGGTATGATCTCCCATTTCTCCTAGTTGTGCTAAACAATGGAGGATGGAACGCACCCAAGGTGTCCGCATTGCTTGTGCACCAGGATGGGTTGTCTTCAAAGTCGAATAGGCGAGGTTAGTCCATCACTGCTTTATTCGCCGTCGAGGAATAAACATCGCCAAAAGCTCAACGCCACACAGCTAACAGAGTATGGCTTAGATCTTAATATATCATTCGAGCCATCACCTGATTACCCAGGGATTGCCACTGCGGCGGGTACGGCTTGGGGTATTACAgtgaaagaacaagaaaagctAGACTCAGCTATTCAAGAAGCTGCCAATGTAGTCCGAGGAGGCAGATGTGCAGTCATTGAAGTTTCGTAAGTGGCACGCGAGGCTTTAACTACAACAGAGCTAATAACTGCAGAGTTCCGTCGatttggaaagaaaattgaGCAAGATAGATGCTGTTAAACGCTGCTGATGCTGCCTGGGTGGCTTGAATTGACATTGTGTTTAACTTGCTGTAGTGTGATATTCACCCTAATTGATGCAAGATTTTTATGATTAACAAATGGCCCCCAAGAAGCAGTGTCATGAAAGCAAACATGAATAGTAAAATAATCTCCAGATACAGCTAACCAGCAAGCATGAGCCATAGTAGGGCAATATTATAGCAACGCATCGCAATCCGGTCAAATAACGATCATAGAGCCACGAATTCACCTGAGTAGACTGTCCACTAATTTAGCCTTGAAAAATTCAGTAGCCCCTGGTGTCTCAGACCATGCTGCGTAATTCAAAGTCATAGCTAGGGCCATGGCATCGATTTTATGCCATGACGTCGGGGGCTCGCTATACCATGCATCTAGAACATAATTTCCACACGTAAGCTTCCACTATATAATAGGATCACTCTTCTGAACTTCCCTAAACAAAATGTCGACTTGTTCCTCTAACCCGTGAATCAGCTTCTGGCGTGCTTCATCATTCAAGGCTCTGCGATTTGTGGCAACGACCGAACTCCGAGGTACGTATGACAGTATCATCTCAAATATCTCAAGAGTAAATGTAGCGCCAAGCGCGAAAACCACTTGATCTAGCCTTTTGTACTAGTTATTTGGAGCTAAAGTCCGACTTTGACTTGCCCATGTTATAACAAAATCATAACAACGGTGTCAAGCTGCTATACCCGATTTGGAACGCTAGACCTAGATGGGAAAACGGACCCCATCGGTCGGACGGTCAGTATCTGCCGCACCTTTGTCAAGGGAGGCCAGCCGTTGCGCATACCGCCTACCTACTCCAGATGTCTGTGTGCAGCAAATTTCTGATTTGCTACGCTTAAAAAATCTCTAACTCCTTCAACTCCAATCAGAATGAAATTAAGCGTAGGAATAATTGTGTACATAATTTTAATAGCTCAATAGAGGACTCTGCAGCCTTACGGCAAGGCAGTGGAAACTAGATCAATTACTACAcatgaaggatatatattCCGTAACGGATCAGTGTCCGTAGCAGATTGGAACTTTGGGATTCCTTCGCAATACTTGACTCTTCCTTTTTTAATTCCTGGATGCTACAAGGGACATAGATGACGAGACATCACTAAGCATCATAGACTTCGATGTGCAAAAGTCTGAAGGGCAACCGTCGTGAAATAGCAATGCCCATATGTGACAACCCCGGAACATCCGGTTAGATCCTCGATCAACAACAGTTCTAAACCAATTGAAACCCAGTCTAAAGATTACGGAGACTCTCGGTACCAATTGTAtgcgagaaaagaaatcataaaaaaaaaatccactCGTTTCCGCCTCGACGCCTCTGGGGAATTCAATCAGCCGCTCATGAGAGCTACTATGACTTTGCAAGTGGCGGGATGATCGCTGTTCATGTGGATTTTGGAGCGTCCGCCACTGATTCTGGAACTGTGGGATTATACTAAGTTTTGAAATCTATGGGACAGTGGCAGTAATTTCACTAGTATAACCATTCAAACAACATGAGAAATGAAGCTGTCGAAGTGTGCCAGAGAAACGACAGTCAGGGTCCTCGGGCCGGAGAAGGTCCGGGGAAGGATGATTCTGCCTTTCACCGCCTTCCCAGTAGAGTGCGTTGCCTTCTCGGACCGTAGTTCTTCCAGGGGGAATGGCCATCCATGATCACGCGGGTGCGCGACCCCGCGTTTGTCAGATCACGGCTGGCACGTGCCGGGTCGTGGGTCGGGTGTTCAGATCGGCAAGGTAGGCAACCAATCATGTCTTGGACATAGAAATCCAGCGGCCCGGGGGCGAATCCCGGGGTAGCGAGAGGACTTACCCGCGGGTAAATTCAGATCCGGCGCCTACCGCCCTCAGCCAACGTCGTTTCCCTAACAGTTCTGATATCGACGTCTCTGCGATCCAGTTGACCCAAAAACCACTACTAGTCGGCTGTTAAACTTTGACAGTTGCCAAACTGAAGAGATCAGaccataaaaaaaaatggacCAATCCAGTCGGCACCTCTCAACGGGATATTTTTGGTCCAACACGGTTGCCCACCCCCCAcaaggatgaggagccgAAAAGATTTGCCGTCGGCATCCCTAACTATCCAGACTTGCCTGAGATCGTGTATATAGACCTTCGACGTCCTCGCTATGTTCGCTCTTTCATCCATCCAGTCTACCTTCCTCCAACCCCCTCTGAACTGTCTTCTTGACATCCATCCACCCATACATCATACACAATGCCTTCCAACCGCCAGTTCGACCCCAACTTCACTCCCTATGTGATCAACTCCATGGGACCCAAGACCCCCGAGCGCACTCGTGTGCTCCTGGGCGCTCTCATCAAGCACATCCACGATTTCGCCCGCGAGGTCGAGCTCACCCCCGCCGAATGGATGCTTGGTGTCGAGTTCATCAACTCCATCGGCAAGATCAGCACTCCCATCCGGAACGAGTGCCACCGTATCTGCGACGTGATCGGTCTGGAATCGTAAGTCGAATCTACATGGTGATCTCCACCATAGTACAAAACAAACTAACGAATTCCATCAGCCTTGTCGATGAGATCGCCAACAAGATCGTCACCGAAGACGGTGTCTCCCCCACCTCCAACGTCATCCTCGGTCCCTTCTGGTCCCCCAACGCTCCCTTCCGCGAGCTCGGCGACAGCATCATCCAGGACCCCAACCCTAACGGCAAGGTCACCTACATGCACGGTGTCCTCAGGGACATGGAGACCGGCAAGCCCATCGAGGGCGCCGTCCTCGACATCTGGCAAGCTTCCGCCAACGGCCAGTACGACTTCCAGGACCCCAACCAGACCGAGAACAACCTGCGCGGCAAGTTCCGCTCCAACGAGAAGGGCGAGTTCTGGTGGTACTGCTACCACCCCACCCCTTACTCCCTGCCCACCGACGGCCCCGCCGGTGTGCTCCTCAACCTCATGGACCGCTCCCCCATGCGTCCCGCTCACATCCATCTCATGATCACCCACCCCGACTACGCCACCGTTATCAACCAGATCTACCCCAGCGACGACCCTCATCTGGACATCGACTCCGTCTTCGCCGTCAAGGACGACCTTGTTGTGGACTTCAAGCCCAAGACTGATGACCCCAAGGCCAGCCTCGACCTCGAGTACAACGTCAAGCTGGCCCTCAAGAAGcaccaccccaaccccaactccGCTCCCCCTGTGTCCTCCTTCGAGCGCTTCAACAAGGGCCAGAACAAGCTGTAAACAGCTTCACCGGATTATCTTTTAATGATTCTGATGTATAGTACagcattttcttttttgaaaCTTCAGCGAGTTTTTAGTGTTCTACAGATGGACAAGTGATGCATAACATATCTTCGGATGTTGCTTAACGGGTGACGCCGGCGTCGCTAGGGGTTATGTCGGtagtggaggatgaggaagtttAGAAAACTTTGCCCCCATGAGCTTTGCTCGGGCCGTCATGGCgatcattgtatataggGGgatttttatatattcttgttcaattgcATTGCATCTTCAAAAACAACCTTCCTGCAAATATATCCGTAATGACACATAGAATTCTTGGTTCAACATCGTGTTCTCAGTATCTTAGATCTTGGAGTGAACGATCTaagagacaagaaaagtGATTGAATCGTCTTATCTTGAATTGACTGGCAGGGAGATGAGATGCTCCCTTGAGACAAGCTCATGCAAAGAATCTCATAGCGCTACGTAGGTCATTAAGAAATCAAATTTCTTAAGAAATCCAACGCTTGCATAGTTGAACAACTTTCCATACTGGAAGCCCACAAATAAACCGacaaccaaacaacaccACAGCACAACATATTAGAAACACCACACCAACAGAATTTCCCTAAGCACAGAAAACCTAGTAAACTATCACTAGTACCTCTACACTAGCCTCTCCAATAGTGCCCCACCCCAAAACTCAAGGCATGAAGTACAAATAAACCATATTTTAGGCCCAAAGCTAGTGCTCAGTGATTAGCatactatactatactaAAACAAGTTAAACTATACCCCAAGCGTTCTATCATCTGAAATTAGGccggatatatatagccataCCGGCAAAACAATCTTCAGCCGGAAATTCGAAACGTGGCATGATTCATGCACCGCGCCATCACCCGCATAAAGTCTGAATCGCCTCTACATCCGTGATGGTTTGATAAGTGGTTGGTGAAGGTGAAGTACCGTGTCACTTATACATTGTATCCATTGTTTTCTGTGTCATTAGCTGTGTTCTGGGCTAGAATGGTGGGTTGAGCTGTGTCCGTGATGATCTGGTTTACTTGGAGGTTTGGGGCATGGGAGGAGATGGTAGATGAAACATTGGTTTCGAAGATGGCGTGAGGGTTTCTAGTATTTGTAATGAGGATTTGTGTACGATGTTCTCATCAAAGTCGGTATATGGCATGTGCAGTCCATTAATTTGTAGTTAATGACGgataaatatattaaaccCCCAACTTCAGCGAGACTATGCTGCAGacaggatgaggaagaaggaacatTCTAGAAAATGAGAGACTGTTTCCTAGCCATAGAATACTGTGATGAGCTGCATTGGCAAGGCAGCGAAGGTCCGAAAGCCTAGCCCTACGAATGCTGCTTGTTCTTCCGAGTCAGTGCACTCTTACCGCATTTGGTAAGT is a window from the Aspergillus oryzae RIB40 DNA, chromosome 6 genome containing:
- a CDS encoding putative thiamine pyrophosphate enzyme (thiamine pyrophosphate-requiring enzymes [acetolactate synthase, pyruvate dehydrogenase (cytochrome), glyoxylate carboligase, phosphonopyruvate decarboxylase]); protein product: MYVHYACLTHNRGSDHPAMLEAMIKAKQDITENSSKFPTIITCPSELVALSAALGYAQVTGIPQCVIVHVDCGTLAMGQSIHNASVGRVPVLCFAGLSPFTQNGELLGSRTEFIHWLQDVPDQAAILRQYCRYSGEIKTGRNIKEMVYRALHFAMSDSKGPVYLTAAREVLEEAIPWGGDTQSNCSQRIARIRSDVLCKALFGLLLTASEVELIGSTLINAKKPLVIAGYLGRNPQAPPLLAELCDKLPISVLESVGSDMSMRTDHEAYLGVTITTHPAVCEADVILILDCDVPWIPTAGKPQKGRRLAPKLSTTVFHLDVDPLKQQMPLFSINATRRLKVSCEIALRQLNAYIDKQGIEKTNYATAFEARANRYLRRKENLRALESPSQDGAIRVPYLASRLRHHLPEDTVYLVEAVSNAGLIIQHLNLTQVFYLPDYPIPVNTALARNTRRKRRRWPRVGRRSGIRCQAGQARRIHLCNVSIDDHTVISISVYWIARRYDLPFLLVVLNNGGWNAPKVSALLVHQDGLSSKSNRREYGLDLNISFEPSPDYPGIATAAGTAWGITVKEQEKLDSAIQEAANVVRGGRCAVIEVS
- a CDS encoding putative catechol dioxygenase (protocatechuate 3,4-dioxygenase beta subunit): MPSNRQFDPNFTPYVINSMGPKTPERTRVLLGALIKHIHDFAREVELTPAEWMLGVEFINSIGKISTPIRNECHRICDVIGLESLVDEIANKIVTEDGVSPTSNVILGPFWSPNAPFRELGDSIIQDPNPNGKVTYMHGVLRDMETGKPIEGAVLDIWQASANGQYDFQDPNQTENNLRGKFRSNEKGEFWWYCYHPTPYSLPTDGPAGVLLNLMDRSPMRPAHIHLMITHPDYATVINQIYPSDDPHLDIDSVFAVKDDLVVDFKPKTDDPKASLDLEYNVKLALKKHHPNPNSAPPVSSFERFNKGQNKL